In a genomic window of Brettanomyces nanus chromosome 1, complete sequence:
- the ADH1_1 gene encoding Alcohol dehydrogenase, with translation MSFEIPKTQHGCVFDKNNGPIVYKEIPVPVPKPSEILIHVLFSGVCHTDLHAWKGDWPLATKLPLVGGHEGAGVVVAKGSEVKNFELGDYAGIKWLNGSCMGCEFCMQGAEPNCAKADLSGYTHDGSFQEYATADAVQAPHIKKGTPLDAVAPVLCAGVTVYKALKTADLKAGQWVAISGAAGGLGSLAIQYAKAMGLRPLAIDGGEEKGKLCKELGAEVYVDFLKSKDIVKDVIAATDGGPHGVINVSVSEKAISQSTEYVRTLGKVVLVGLPAHSYCKSEVFSQVVKSVEIKGSYVGNREDTAEALDFFERGLVKSPFKVVGLSELPRVFKLMAEGKILGRYVLDTSK, from the coding sequence ATGTCGTTTGAAATTCCAAAGACCCAACACGGATGTGTTTTCGATAAGAACAATGGACCAATTGTCTACAAGGAGATTCCAGTTCCAGTTCCAAAGCCAAGCGAGATCTTGATTCACGTCTTGTTCTCCGGTGTTTGCCATACTGATTTGCATGCATGGAAGGGTGACTGGCCTCTTGCTACCAAGCTTCCTTTAGTTGGTGGTCACGAAGGTGCTGGTGTTGTTGTTGCCAAGGGTTCTGAGGTTAAGAACTTTGAGCTCGGTGATTACGCCGGTATAAAATGGTTGAACGGTTCATGTATGGGCTGTGAATTCTGTATGCAAGGTGCTGAACCAAACTGTGCCAAGGCTGATTTGTCTGGTTACACTCATGATGGTTCTTTCCAGGAGTATGCTACTGCTGATGCCGTTCAGGCCCCTCACATCAAGAAGGGTACTCCATTGGATGCTGTCGCTCCAGTTCTATGTGCCGGTGTTACTGTCTAcaaggctttgaagactgCCGACTTGAAGGCTGGTCAGTGGGTTGCCATTTCTGGTGCCGCTGGTGGTTTAGGTTCTTTGGCCATCCAATACGCTAAGGCCATGGGTTTGAGACCTCTTGCTATTGATGGTGGTGAAGAGAAGGGTAAGCTTTGTAAGGAATTGGGTGCCGAGGTCTACGTTGACTTCCTCAAGTCCAAGGATATTGTCAAGGATGTTATTGCCGCTACTGACGGTGGACCACATGGTGTTATCAACGTTTCTGTCTCTGAGAAGGCTATTTCTCAGTCTACTGAGTACGTCAGAACTTTGGGTAAGGTTGTTTTGGTTGGATTACCAGCTCATTCTTACTGCAAGTCTGAGGTGTTCAGTCAGGTCGTCAAGTCCGTTGAAATCAAGGGATCTTATGTCGGTAACAGAGAGGATACTGCTGAAGCCTTGGACTTCTTCGAGAGAGGTCTTGTCAAGTCTCCATTCAAGGTTGTTGGATTGTCTGAGTTGCCTCGTGTGTTCAAGTTGATGGCCGAGGGTAAGATTTTGGGAAGATACGTTTTGGATACTTCCAAATGA
- a CDS encoding uncharacterized protein (MEROPS:MER0018285), with translation MSLALTRTIWRETSFATTRRLLNFNCIRSQPFANYFRRPVLQQKLQFSPKPILFLSAMPLMTISDSIMDSLTKSEVIPTVIHDKSFVPKGFLTIKYDTGKEVTMGNNIKPSDAQSKPRIDFTLNLPSDSSSSLKISKGDKFTLVFTDPDAPSRGNETWSEYCHWILVDVKLNTFDDTAVNAVDTAENQLTTENVDGTELFSYVGPGCPPKTGKHRYVFLLYKQKSGVVPKVPEGRRNWGTGVPGYGAAEYAEKWGLTLYGVNFFYARNEIQ, from the coding sequence ATGTCATTGGCACTCACAAGAACTATCTGGAGAGAAACGTCATTTGCTACAACCAGAAGATTATTAAACTTCAACTGTATTCGATCACAGCCCTTTGCCAATTATTTCAGAAGACCTGTCCTACAACAAAAGCTACAATTTAGCCCTAAACccattctctttttatCTGCCATGCCTCTTATGACCATTTCTGACTCAATTATGGATTCTCTCACCAAGAGTGAGGTGATTCCAACCGTTATACATGACAAATCCTTTGTTCCAAAGGGCTTCCTTACTATAAAGTATGACACCGGTAAGGAAGTTACAATGGGAAATAATATTAAGCCTTCAGACGCTCAATCGAAACCTCGCATTGACTTTACTTTGAATTTACCTAgtgattcatcttcaagtcttAAGATTTCTAAAGGTGACAAATTTACCCTTGTTTTCACTGACCCTGACGCACCCTCCAGGGGCAATGAAACCTGGTCGGAATATTGCCACTGGATACTTGTCGATGTGAAGTTGAATACTTTCGATGATACTGCTGTGAATGCAGTCGATACTGCAGAGAACCAATTGACCACCGAGAACGTTGATGGTACAGAACTTTTTTCTTACGTGGGCCCGGGCTGTCCACCGAAGACCGGTAAGCACAGATACGTCTTCTTATTGTATAAGCAGAAGTCTGGTGTCGTGCCAAAGGTGCCTGAAGGCAGACGTAATTGGGGTACGGGTGTTCCTGGTTACGGTGCTGCCGAGTATGCCGAAAAGTGGGGATTGACCTTGTACGGTGTCAATTTCTTTTATGCTCGCAATGAGATTCAGTAA
- the SNX3 gene encoding Sorting nexin-3: MPMANPFQSFSSAVGRDSNVREHKQTFDELYGEPENFLEVDVINPITYGSQPSNMYTDYEIVCRTNIPAFKKKSSRVRRRYSDFDSFRKALQHETTRVVIPKLPDKSILTYSQRFNDDFIEERRQGLERFLNMVAGHPLLQTGSKSLISFIQDDVWDKDRFV, translated from the coding sequence ATGCCAATGGCAAATCCATTCCAATCGTTTTCATCAGCGGTCGGACGAGACAGTAATGTGAGAGAGCATAAGCAAACATTCGACGAGCTCTACGGAGAGCCGGAGAACTTTTTAGAGGTTGATGTGATTAATCCGATAACGTATGGATCCCAGCCTTCCAATATGTACACAGACTATGAAATCGTGTGCCGTACAAATATCCCTGCgttcaaaaagaaatcatcGCGGGTCAGAAGGCGATACAGCGATTTTGATTCATTCCGGAAGGCTCTCCAGCATGAGACTACGAGAGTGGTGATTCCCAAGCTACCTGATAAGTCGATCCTGACTTATTCGCAAAGATTCAACGATGACTTCATAGAGGAGAGACGTCAAGGATTGGAGAGGTTTCTTAATATGGTGGCCGGTCATCCGCTACTGCAGACGGGATCTAAGTCCTTGATCAGCTTCATTCAAGACGACGTATGGGATAAGGACAGGTTTGTGTAG
- a CDS encoding uncharacterized protein (EggNog:ENOG41), with protein sequence MKDSDSNPSKQAKELDAANMDDSKEVIMKPKFRESDAGDGTTREDQILTGTRFYLCAASLLLCLFLVALDQMITAAILTTIANDFKAFNKLTWITASFMMPLGCCAQVWGRLSISFGRRWTMVTGIVLFEIGSLVAALSNSMDMFIGGRSIQGVGGSCIQTIVMVIAAEITTIDKKPLLFASLSIMFVVASVIGPLVGGSLGAYTTWRWCFWINICCAGLIFPFFLYSYRPKPPVSSFKEKLKTVDLLDNFLMIASCVLVLLAISFGTTETTWRSASVICCFIIGGLLMATFCLYNFKYSKFPAIPRNIVSVPTIMAAFGSYTFNYSTVMVFAQFLSIYVQNVLHHNAFHTGLFIIPCAIASSISAICNGIIIRQTSQIKIFSVLANVLLPISTGLMILLDTKENLGYIIGFEILLGVASGLNFQGPMMSSMIKAPKTPSSTILTAAFLNFGRSTGTALFSEIGGAIYMESLKSGMRKIAPDIEETQYPLETILYQTTLLEKLSVHDENLILGQIMKSVRNVFWMGLAMSFMALICSIFMSNAKLPKSEDVEA encoded by the coding sequence ATGAAAGATTCAGATAGTAATCCATCCAAACAAGCCAAAGAATTGGATGCGGCTAACATGGACGATTCTAAAGAAGTCATTATGAAGCCCAAGTTTAGAGAAAGTGATGCAGGTGATGGAACTACAAGAGAGGACCAGATACTAACAGGAACAAGATTTTATCTGTGTGCAGCCTCATTACTTCTCTGTCTCTTTTTGGTGGCCCTAGATCAGATGATCACGGCGGCGATTTTGACAACTATTGCTAACGACTTTAAGGCTTTTAATAAGTTGACGTGGATCACCGCCTCTTTTATGATGCCTTTAGGATGTTGTGCCCAAGTCTGGGGTAGATTGTCCATCAGCTTCGGTAGAAGGTGGACAATGGTCACTGGAATTGTTCTTTTCGAGATCGGTTCTTTAGTAGCAGCTTTATCCAACTCCATGGATATGTTTATTGGAGGTAGGTCTATTCAGGGTGTCGGAGGATCATGCATTCAAACCATAGTTATGGTGATCGCTGCAGAAATTACTACCATTGATAAGAAACCTTTACTTTTCGCATCACTTAGTATAATGTTTGTTGTGGCTTCTGTCATTGGTCCGCTTGTTGGTGGTTCTTTGGGTGCTTATACCACCTGGAGATGGTGTTTTTGGATAAATATATGTTGCGCAGGTCTTAtctttcctttctttctttattcctACAGACCCAAACCTCCTGTCagttctttcaaagaaaaactcAAAACTGTCGATCTATTGGACAACTTTTTGATGATCGCTTCTTGTGTCTTAGTCTTATTGGCCATATCCTTTGGTACTACCGAAACAACTTGGAGATCTGCCTCGGTTATCTGCTGCTTCATCATTGGTGGTTTACTAATGGCTACCTTTTGCTTGTACAACTTtaaatattcaaagtttCCTGCAATTCCAAGAAACATTGTCTCTGTTCCCACGATAATGGCTGCATTTGGCTCCTACACTTTCAACTACTCCACAGTGATGGTTTTTGCCCAATTTTTGAGCATATACGTTCAAAATGTGCTCCATCATAATGCTTTCCATACAGGTCTTTTTATCATTCCTTGTGCAATCGCTTCCTCTATATCTGCCATTTGTAACGGTATCATAATTAGGCAAACGAGCCAAATCAAAATCTTTTCTGTCTTGGcaaatgttcttcttcctatATCCACGGGTCTAATGATTCTGCTAGATACAAAGGAAAATTTGGGTTACATCATCGGCTTTGAAATCCTTCTAGGTGTTGCCAGCGGCTTAAATTTCCAAGGACCAATGATGAGCTCGATGATAAAAGCTCCGAAGACCCCTAGTTCTACAATTTTGACAGCTGCCTTTCTTAATTTTGGAAGAAGTACAGGCACTGCTCTTTTCTCCGAGATTGGTGGTGCAATCTACATGGAATCTTTAAAATCCGGAATGAGAAAAATTGCTCCAGATATTGAGGAGACTCAATATCCCCTCGAAACTATCCTCTATCAAACTACCTTACTTGAGAAATTGAGTGTTCATGATGAAAACTTGATCTTGGGCCAGATCATGAAAAGTGTTAGAAACGTATTCTGGATGGGTCTAGCCATGTCCTTTATGGCACTCATTTGCTCCATATTTATGTCCAATGCTAAGTTACCCAAAAGCGAAGACGTCGAGGCTTGA
- a CDS encoding uncharacterized protein (BUSCO:EOG093448GK), whose translation MENNIGYSRYDGHDQYGANTFDGSQAAHGDVSSHQDNQVDDTQSTQGPHGTQAGGTTPFLGVVGLENGIGVGPIGAAVSGIDVGGVAMDNDGVTAVVSTVVGTSEIDANSDAGVGSNVSAEQQQQGEFDSPSGAFANVGQGLEGKCKNLMMQYWQDTINSIERDEYDFKSHQLPLARIKKVMKTDEEVKMISAEAPILFAKGCDIFITELTMRAWIHAEENKRRTLQKSDIAAALQKSDMFDFLIDIVPREEEKPKKKHSHHQKQNKKHDQVSDGSVGPLTTSIDSPVSGQQIQQAQQVQQAQQAQYQQLYQQQYLDQVYQQQQRQQQQLQQQQQQSQSQPPESQPQSQPHPQQYMYSGSQSVQQQGQPQVHPGLGQQDPSMSQIKQDEDKFNLSNGYSF comes from the coding sequence ATGGAGAACAATATTGGTTATTCGAGGTACGATGGCCATGACCAGTACGGTGCAAATACGTTTGATGGTTCACAGGCTGCTCACGGTGATGTTTCAAGTCACCAAGACAACCAGGTGGACGATACCCAGAGTACCCAGGGTCCGCACGGTACCCAGGCCGGTGGTACCACACCTTTCCTGGGAGTTGTGGGTCTTGAGAACGGTATCGGAGTGGGACCAATAGGTGCTGCTGTGAGTGGTATTGATGTGGGGGGAGTTGCCATGGATAACGATGGTGTCACTGCTGTTGTTAGTACAGTTGTTGGCACCTCTGAGATTGATGCAAATTCCGATGCTGGTGTTGGTAGCAATGTCAGCGCAgagcaacaacaacaggGGGAGTTTGACAGTCCTTCAGGGGCGTTTGCTAACGTTGGACAAGGTCTTGAAGGCAAGTGTAAAAACCTGATGATGCAGTATTGGCAGGATACAATCAATTCTATCGAGAGAGACGAGTACGACTTTAAAAGTCATCAATTACCTTTGGCAAGAATCAAAAAGGTTATGAAGaccgatgaagaggttaaGATGATATCCGCAGAGGCTCCTATTTTATTTGCCAAAGGTTGCGATATATTCATTACTGAGCTCACTATGAGAGCCTGGATTCACGCCGAAGAAAACAAGCGCAGAACGCTACAAAAATCGGACATTGCTGCGGCTTTGCAGAAATCCGATATGTTTGACTTTTTGATCGATATCGTaccaagagaagaggagaagccgaagaagaagcactCACACCATCAGAAGCAAAATAAGAAGCATGATCAGGTTTCAGATGGTTCTGTAGGCCCTCTGACTACCTCGATTGATTCTCCAGTATCTGGTCAGCAAATCCAGCAAGCCCAGCAAGTGCAACAGGCTCAGCAGGCGCAATACCAGCAATTATACCAGCAGCAATATTTGGATCAAGTatatcagcagcagcagcgacaacaacaacaattacagcaacagcagcagcagtcGCAATCTCAACCACCCGAATCACAACCGCAATCACAGCCTCATCCTCAACAATATATGTACTCTGGAAGTCAGTCAGTGCAACAGCAAGGCCAACCTCAAGTACACCCCGGATTGGGCCAACAGGATCCTTCGATGTCGCAGATCAAACAAGACGAAGATAAGTTCAATCTATCAAATGGTTATAGCTTCTAA